From the genome of Oceanococcus atlanticus:
CGGTCTGACTGCCACGGAAGCCCATTTTGATGAGCTTCTGCGCCACCTTGAAGCCGGGGAAGTCTTTCTCAATCAGGAAGGCCGAGATGCCCTGTGAACGTTTCTCCGGATCGGTCTTGGCGTAGACCAGCAGCACATCGGCCACCGGACCATTGGTAATGAAAATCTTGCGCCCGTTGAGGATGTATTCGTTGCCTTCGCGGCGCGCCGTGGTGCGCATGGAACCCAGCGCATCCGAGCCTGCCCCGGGCTCGGTCAGGCCCAGCGCACCGATCTTGGTGCCATTGACCAGACCCGGCACATATTTCTGCTTCTGCGCGTCGTTGGCGTTACGCAGGATGTTGTGCAGACACAGGTTTTCATGCGCCACCCAGGACAGCGCCAGCGCGTAGTTCCAGCGCGACATGGCTTGCAGCACCAGGCCGCTGGTCATGATGTCCATACCCGCGCCGCCGAATTCGGGCGGCGCGGTCACGCCCATGAAGCCGTTCTCACCAATCTTGGGGAACGCCTCGTCCGGCCACCACTCCTCGTCGTCCATACGCTGGGCCAGCGGATACAGCTCTTTCTCCGCAAAGCGGTTGGCCTGATGAAGAATTTCAGCTTCGTCGTTGGACAGGCCGGTGAAGGCCTGCATGACGCTTTGTCCACTCATAACTCGTACTCAGTTGTCTCTTAATTCAAAGTTGCGAAGTCGGCGCGCTGCGGATTTCATCCACCAGCCCCCACTCCAGCGCCCGTTCGGCGCGAATTTTTTTGCCCGACAGCCCCCACCAGGCCAGCCTTTGCCGCCCGATGCGACGCGCGATGCTGACACAACCGCCAGCGCCGGGAATCAGCCCCATGCCCACTTCAGGCAACTGGAACCAGGCCTTGGGATCGGCACTCAGATGCCCGGCAAAAGCCGGAAACTCAATCCCCGATCCGATGCAGCCGCCGTGCACATGCACCTCGACCCGATCAGCCACATGGGCCAGAAAGCGCCCCGGCACAGCCAGCAAGCGAATCAGATGACCGCTGGCACTGTCCGGCACGCGGCCGAATTCGCTCAGATCACCACCGGTGCTGAAACAGCTGCCGCGCGCCTGCAATGAAACACGCGCAATGCTGCTGTCCGCCTCGACCAAACGCAGCACTTCGATCAGGGCATCACGCATTGCCATCGACATGGCGTTGCGATTGCCCGGCCGGTTAAGCATCAGACGCAGCATGTCGCCATCGCGCTCGGCCTGCACCGCAGGCCCGGCCTCAGCCTCAACCGGCTTCTGCTCGGGCAAGCCCGCCAGCCAGGCCGCGTATTCGGCGCCCCCCTGCAAGGTCGCATAAACCGCCGACTCCACATTCAGCGCGGGCTCGATGGGCATGTGCTCGGTCACCCGCAGCAAATCAACGAAACTGGTGGCAGCCACCGGATTGCGCTCGATCTGGCGGAGCAGACGATCAGCCGCTTCCGGCTCGTCCACCACCACATCACAGGCCGCACTGATCAGCGCCTCCTCAGTTTGTGCGCAGTGGCTGCGCGCGCTATCGCGCACACCGATCACCGGACACACCAGGGTTTTCATCCAGCGGGTGATATGCGCCGCATCGGCCAGCCCCTGGGTGCTCGCCAGATCCAGCACAAGCGCCGCGTGATCCCCCCACGGCGAGAACGCCTGTGGTGCAGAACCTGCCCGGCACCAGGCGCTGAGCGCCGCACCGTCAAGCATGTCGGCAGGCCTCAGAATGCAAAAATGAGTCTGGCTCACGTTTCATCCAATCATTCTGACACGAATCAAAACAAATATCCCATTGATCCAATTTTTTTGATACTTTGATAGAAATGAGCCTGACTCACGAATAGAGGAAACCATGTCCGAAGACGTCCTGATCGAGCGCCGCGGTGCGGTCCAGTGGATCACCATCAACCGCGAAGCACGCCGCAACGCCATGAACGCCGAGGTTATCGGCCTGATCTCCCAGGGCATCGCCGATGCCGTGGATTCCGAAGCACGCGCCATCGTCCTGACCGGCGTGGGCGACAAGGCTTTCTGTGCCGGCGCCGACCTGACCAAAGGGGTTAAGGGCTTTGCCTTCGACGTCGACTTCTCACGCCCTCGCCATTACATCGTGCAGCTGTTCAAACAGTTGCAGGACTGCCCGCTGCCGGTGATCGCGCGGGTGAATGGCGCAGCCATGGCCGGCGGCTTCGGTCTGGTCTGCGCCTGCGACATGGCAATTGCTGCCGATGACATCAAGATCGGCACGTCGGAATCCAAGATCGGGCTGACCCCGATGATGATTCTGCCCTACATGATTCGCGTGCTGCCGCCGCGCAAGCTGCAGGAAATGTGCATCACCGGTGAGGTTTTCAGCGCCGCCGAAGGCCTGGAATGGGGGTTGTTCAATTACGTGGTACCGCGCGCTCAGCTGGATGAAAAGCTCGACTGGCTGCTGGAGCACATCGTGCCGCGCTCCCCGACAGCCATTCGCCTGGGCAAACAAGCCTACTCGGCGACCCGCGACATGGACCTGCGCAGCGCCCTGGAATACGCCCAGGCCATGGTCCCGATCATGTCCTCCACCGAAGATGCAGCCGAAGGTCTGGCGGCGTTTCAGGAGAAGCGCGCACCGCAGTGGACGGGCAACTGATTTATCCAAAACCCGCGCCAAGCGGGGCTGCACTTTGGACCTGTCTCTCAGCACCACCGTCGACAGAGAAACAAACATGAGCGAAAAAACCATACGCATCGGCTGCGGCGCCGGTTTCTGGGGTGACTCCGCCGAGGGCCCCAGACAGCTGGTGGCATCAGGCGAAATCGACTATCTGGTTCTCGATTATCTGGCCGAGATCACCATGTCACTGCTGGCCAAGGCGCGCAGCAAGAAGCCCGAACTGGGCTACGCCACCGACTTCCCCATGGTTGTCGGCAAGCTCGCCCCGCACCTCAAAAAGCAGGGCATCAAAGTGGTGACCAATGCCGGCGGGGTTAATCCGCAGGCCTGCAAAGCCGCGATCGAAGCGCAGCTGGCCGAGGCCGGCATCGACCTCACCGTGGGCATCGTCACCGGCGATGACCTCAGCCCCCATCTGGATGCGCTGCGCGACACCAAAGAAATGTTCAACGGGGCCAGCTTCCCGGTCAAACCCTGGAGCGCCAACGCCTACCTCGGCGCCTTCCCCGTGGCCGCGGCACTGGATGCCGGCGCCGACATCGTGATCACCGGTCGCTGCGTCGACAGCGCCGTGGTGCTCGGCCCGCTGATTCACGAGTTCGGCTGGCAAGCCGATGACTACGACAAGCTTGCTGCCGGCAGCCTGTGCGGACACGTGCTGGAATGTGGTGCCCAGGCCACCGGTGGCATCACCACGGACTGGCAGCTGGTCGCGGATGACTGGGACAACATGGGTTTCCCGATCGCCAGTTGCGTGGCCGATGGCAGCTTCGTGCTGAGCAAACCCGCCGGCACCGGCGGGCGCATCGTGCCACACACCACCGCCGAGCAGATCGTCTATGAAATCGGCGATCCGGGCAGCTATCTGCTGCCGGACGTAACCTGCGATTTTCGTGACATCCAGCTCGAAAGCGTGGGCGAGCAGCAGGTCCGCGTCAGCGGCGCACGCGGCCGCGCACCCAGTGATCAGTACAAAGCCTCGGTGACCTATCAGGACGGCTTTCGCGCCACGGCCATGATGATGATCGGCGGCCGCGACGCCGCCACGCGCGCGGAAAAGGTCGCCGAAGCCATACTCAAACGTTGCCGCCGACTGTTCGGCGAACGCGGCCTCAGTGATTTTGATCGCAGCAGCATCGAAGTGCTGGGCACCGAGACCAACTGGGGCGCCCAGGCACGCGCCCGCGGCACCCGCGAAGTGGTGCTGAAACTGGCCGTGCAACATCAGGACAAAGCCGCGCTGGAGCTGTTCGGCCGCGAATGCATTCCGCCTGCCACGGCCATGGCCCAGAGCATCACCGGTTTTGCCGGTGGCCGCCCCGCCCCCACCCCGCTGGTGCGCCTGTTTTCCTGCCTGGTGCCCAAAACCCTGCTCAGCGTGGGCGTTGAGGTCGGCGACAAGACCATCGACTACCGTGCCCCCGCGCTCGGCGGCACGGTTGCCGCAGCGCCACCAAGCTCAGCCGCCAAGGACAGCCTCAGCGATGGCGAGATCGAGGTCCCGCTGATCAAGCTGGCCTACGGCCGCAGCGGCGACAAAGGCAACGCTGCCAACATCGGGGTCATGGCGCGACGCCCGGAATTCATTCCGGTGCTGCGCGGCCAGCTCACGGCAGATGCGGTGAAAACCTATTTCGCCCATTTCAGCGAGGGCCCGGTCGAACGCTTCGAATGGCCTGGTCTGGACGGCTTCAACTTCCTGCTGCACGAGGTCCTTGGTGGCGGCGGCATCGCCTCCCTGCGCCACGATCCGCAAGGCAAAATGCTGGCTCAGATCCTGATGGATTTCCCGCTCAAGGTGCCGCAGCGCTGGGTCAACGAAGGCCTGCTCAGTCTGGATCCCGCATAAGCGCATGAGCCAGCCCCGCCCGGACCGAGAGCAACGTCGTCGCGCCATACTGGACGCGGCGCGCGAAGCCTTTTGCGCACACGGCTACGACCAGGCTGCGGTGTCCGAAATCGCCGCCCGCGTGGGCGTGGTGGAAGGCACGGTCTATCGCTATTTCGACAGCAAGCACGACCTGCTGATGCAGGTGCTGAGCGACTGGTATCAGACCATGTTCGGCGACTATGCCGATGCCCTGGCCGGCGTCAGCGGTGCGCGCACACGCCTACGCCTGCTGATCTGGCGACATCTGCGCACCATTCACGATGCGCCCGAGTTGTGCCGCCTGATGTTTCGCGAGGCCCGCGACGATATCGGCGATGCCAATGCCGAACTGCGCAAGCTCAACCGCCGCTACACCCGCTTTTTGGTCGATGTGCTGGAGGAAGGCGTGGCCCAGGGCGAGTTTCGTGACGGCGTCGCCCCCACGCTGTTCCGCGATCTTGTCTACGGCGGCATCGAGCACTACTGCTGGCGCTATCTCACCGGCCAGGGTGAGCTTGATATCGATCAGGCGGCGGAACAGATCAGCGACATTTTCTGCCACGGCATCGCCCTGCCCGGCGATGCACTGAGCCGCGAAACCCGACGCCTGTCAGAGCTGGTGGCGCGCCTCGAACATCTGCTGCCCGACAACCCACGGGCACCTCAATCACACGCAAAGATGCAATCGTCATGAACACACAAGACTGGCCCTTTGACACCGTACTGGTGGCCAACCGCGGTGAAATCGCGGTGCGCATACTGCGCAGCATCCACGCTGCCGGACTGCGCGGCGTCGTGGTCTACCACGCCGCCGACCGTTTAAGCCCGGCTGTTGCCGCGGCTGATGTGGCGGTGGAGATCAGCGGCGAAACGCCGGTGGCGGCTTATCTGGATGGCGCCCAGATCATCCAGGCCGCCTGCGAATCCGGCGCCGGCGCGATCCATCCGGGCTATGGCTTTCTGTCGGAAAATGCCCCGTTTGCGCGTGCCGTGGCCGAAGCCGGGCTGATTTTCGTCGGCCCGACGCCGGAGCAGATCGAGCTGATGGGCGACAAGGTGCGCGCCCGCGCCTTTGTCGAAAAAGCCGGCTTTCCGGTGGCGCCCTCAGCCATCGAGGATGACGACCCGGCCACGTTTGTAGAACGGGCCCGCGAGGTGCCGTTTCCGATCCTGATCAAACCGGCCGCCGGCGGCGGCGGCAAAGGCATGCGCGTGGTCCGCGATCCGGCTGATCTGGAGGGCGAAATCGAGCGTGCCCGCAGCGAAGGCCAGCGCTACTTTGGCGACGGGCGCCTCTACGTCGAGCGCTACATCGAAAACCCGCGTCACATCGAAGTGCAGATTCTGGGCGACAGCCACGGCAATGTGGTCCATCTGTTCGAGCGTGAATGTTCGGTTCAGCGTCGCTTCCAGAAGATCATCGAGGAAACACCCTCCCCGGCGCTGACGCCTGAAATTCGCAGCAAGATCTGCGAAACCGCGGCCGGCATCGCCCGCTCGGCCGGTTACGTCAACGCCGGCACGGTGGAGTTCATCTACGGCGAGGGTGGCGAGTTCTATTTCCTGGAAACCAACACCCGCCTGCAGGTCGAGCACCCGGTCACCGAACAGATAACCGGTGTGGATCTGGCCCTGCAGCAGCTGTGCATCGCCGCAGGCGAGCCTCTGCCCTTCAGCCAGGACGACATCACCAGCCAGGGCCACAGCATCGAATTTCGCATCTACGCCGAGGACGCTGCAGCCGGTTTCACGCCGACCACCGGCCCTGTGCTGCAGTGGACGCCCGCACAGGGCGAAGGCGTGCGCATGGACAGTGGCATCGCCCAGGGCCAGGCGGTCACCGCCGCTTTCGACCCCATGCTGGCGAAGCTGATCGTGACCGGAGCCGACCGCGAGGAGGCCCGCGCCCGGGCCGACAAGGCCTTGCGCGAACTGGTGCTGCTCGGCTGCAAAACCAACACCAGCTTCCTGCGTCAGGTGCTCAATCACCCGGCCTTCGTGCGCGGCGATGTGCACACCGGTTTTCTTGACGCTCATCCGGAACTGGCCCAGGAGCCTGAACTGGACACGTTGAGCCTGAACAAATTGCTCGCCGTTGCCGCGGCCATGACCCGCCCGATGCGTGATGTTGCCGATGCCGTGCCCACCATGCACGCCGCCATGGGCGAGTGGAGAAACTGATGAGACACGGATTCAAATTCCAGGACAGCGAATACGATGTCGGCCTGTCACGCAGCGCCGATGGCTACCGCCTGCACCGCGACGGCGAGCAATGGCCCTTCACCCTGCAGCCCAGTGAAGATGGCGGCTGGATTCTGGGCAACCGCGCGGCTGGCGCACAGGTGCTTGATCACCTGTCGGTGGCCGTGGACGGCGACGATGTGCATATCCATCTGGATGGCCAGACCTACACCCTGCGTTTCGAGCATGCGCTGGAGCGTCTGGCTCAACTCAACGAAGCCGGCGCCGCGGATGCGATCCGCGCAACCATGCCCGGCAGCCTCATCTCGCTTGCCGTCGCCAGCGGCGACAGCGTCAAGAAAGGCCAGACTCTGCTGGTCATGGAATCTATGAAGATGGAAACCACCATCGTCGCACCGCGCGACGGCATCATCGCCGAAGTCCTGGTGGACGCCGGCCAGACCTTCGACAAGGACGCAGTGCTGCTGGCGCTGGAACCTCAGGACAGCGACGCGGAGGCCTCGGCATGAAACGCATCAACAGCGCCATCAACACCAATTCAGCCGAGTTCAAGGCCAACGCCGAACACAATCGCCGGCTGGCCGCCGAGTTCCGCGAAAAACAGCGCGCCGCTCGCCACGACCGCCCCCAGCGCGACATCGATCGCCTGCGCAAGCAGAACAAACTGACCGTACGCGAGCGCATCGAGCGCCTGCTCGATCCGGGCACGCCGTTCATGGAACTGTCCTCGCTGGCAGCCAACGAGATGTATGACGGCAGCGTTCCCGGGGCCGGTTGCGTGACCGGCATCGGTATCGTGTCCGGGCGCGAAGTGGTGATCAACGCCGGCGACCCCAGCGTCAAAGGCGGGGCCTGGTATCCGATCACGATCAAGAAAACCGTGCGCGCGCTGGACATCGCCATCGAAAACCGTTTGCCGGTTGTTCATCTGTGCGACTCCGCAGGCGGCTTTCTGCCCGAACAGGCCGAGTTGTTTGCCGACAAGTACTACGCCGGACGCATCTTCCGCAATCAATGCACGCTGTCGAAAATGGGTGTGCAGCAGGTCTCGGTGGTGCTTGGCCATTGCACCGCCGGCGGGGCCTATGTGCCGGGGCTTTCGGATTACAACGTCATCGTGCGCGGCACCGGAGCCATCTTTCTGGCCGGCCCGCCGCTGGTCAAGGCAGCCACCGGCGAGGAAGTCAGTGTCGATGAACTGGGCGGCTGCGACATGCACACCTCGGTGTCCGGCACCGCCGACTATCCGGCCTCCAGCGAAGACGAGGCCATCGCCATCGCACGCGACATCGTGGCTCAGTTCAAAACCCCGGACAAAACCCGCATCGAATGGCAGGAACCGGAAGCGCCCTACTACGACCCCAACGAGCTGTACGGCATCATCCCGCGTGACATCAAACAGCAGTTCGATATCCGCGAAGTCATCGCACGCATCGTCGACGGCTCACGCTTTCATGAGTACCAGCCCAAATACGGCACCACCTTGGTGTGTGGTTACGCCCATCTGTGGGGCTACAAGGTCGGCATCATCGGCAACAACGGCGTTCTGTTCAATGACTCGGCGCTCAAGGGCGCGCACTTCATTGAGCTGTGCAATCAGAACAAGGTGCCGATCATTTTCCTGCAGAACATCACCGGTTACATGGTGGGACGCGAATACGAACGTGCCGGCATCACCAAGGATGGCGCCAAGATGATCATGGCGGTAACCGGCTGCGAAGTGCCCAAGTTCACCGTCATGTGCCATGGCTCTTTCGGTGCCGGCAACTACGGCATGTCCGGGCGGGCGTTTGACTCACGCATGTTGTACGCCTGGCCGCAGCACCAGATTTCGGTGATGGGCGCCGAGCAGGCGGCCAACACCCTGGCCGAGGTCAAGGTGCGCCAGCTGGCGCGCGCCGGCGAAACCCTGACACCCGAGCAGATCGAGGAGATTCGTCAGCCGGTGCTGGCCGAGTTCAAACGCAAGTCCTCAGCTTACTGGTCGACCTCGGAAATCTGGGATGACGGCATCCTTGATCCGGTCGATACCCGCAACGCGCTGGGCATGTCGATTTCGGCCGCACTCAACGCCCCGATCCGCGACCCCAGTTACGGCGTTTTCCGCATGTAAGCCTGCGTCAGCGTGATGCGTTATGCTCGCATCCCAAACAGAACAAGGCGCCACAACGCAAGCCGGGCACAGACCCTGCAGGATTGATGGCACCGCATCAGGAGACCTTGCATGACCTTGCCCCTGCGGTTCGCCGCCGCGCTCGCCTGCGCCACACTCGCCTTAAGCGCCTGTGATGGCGGCCGCAACAACCAGCAACTGACGCCGCGTGATGGCGCCGCTGCGCGCTACACACCAAGCGGGCAACGCGTTCCGCTGCAAGACTGGCAGCCGATTCCGCGCCGCGCGGTCAGCCCCGAAACCCAGCTGGCCCGCGACACCATCCTCGGCCCCAATGCGATCGAGGACGGCAAGGTCAAACTGTGGTGGTTCGGCGTGTCCAGCTTCGTAATCAGCGGCGGGGGCCATCTGTGGTTGATGGATGCCTGGGAGCCCATCGGCCTGCAGGCCGACTATGTCCCGGTGGGACGCGAAGAAATCGCCGCCATCCAGCCGGAAGCTATCTTCATCGGGCATGGACATTTTGACCATGCCGCTGACGCCGGCTATATCGCCGGACGCAGTGGCGCTGTGGTGGTCGGTTCGGAGGAAATCTGCACCTCGGTGCAAGCTGATGCAGCCCAAGACGACCTGCAGAACGCCTTTGATTGTCTTATCACTGGCACCGCCACCCTGCCCGCGCCAGGCACCACGCAAACGGTTGAGCTGTGGAACGACATGGCTGCTGTTTCAATACTCCAGCACATTCACAGCGCTGCCTCGCCACAGACCTATGAATTGGGCGACACCCCGTTCATCCATGTGCCCAATCTGTTGCCTTACCTGGGCTATCTGAACAGCAGCCCGGAAGAGTGGCTGCGTTTTCTGAGCACTTTGACGCTGGAACAAGGTGGCACCTGGGCATACCACTTCAAGCTTGGTGATTTCACCTTGCTGTGGCACGACTCCACCGGTCCGATTGTGGCCTCCGACCCCGATGGCGCTGCGGTGCAGGCCGCACTGGACAGCTTCCCCGGCTGTGTCGATGTTCAGCTGGGCGCCATCGTCGGTTTCGACCAACCCATCTCTGGCCTGCGCGATCCCCGACTGTACGTAGAACACGCCCACCCACGGGTGTTTCTGCCCAACCATCACGACGCTTGGGCACCGGTGGTTGGCGGCGGCGCCGCCGCCTACAAATCGGAATGGCAGCGCGAGATGGACAGCCTTGAAAACCCGCCACTGGTTGATTACCTGACCGACCCGGTGGACTACATGGCGCCAAGGGTTTATGACATCAAAGATCCGATCTGGGCTGAGCCGATGCCCGGCTCACGCTGCGCTGGCGAATAAATACGGGGCGCCCTGCTCAGGGCGTTTTACGCGCCGCTTCCAGCATCTTCAGGATGTTGCCGCGCTGCTCCGCTGGCAACCCTCCCTTGACCAGGTCATCAATCATGGTGCGGATCAGGTCGACCCATTCCTGCGAGGGTTTGGCCACCGGATCACGCGCTTCAAGCAGATCAATCAGCTGATCCGTCTTGTCGATGCCATCCTGCCAAACTGGATTGCTGGCACCATATTTAAGTAAGCGCTGGGTCAGTAGCGCGCTCCAGGCCTTTTCGAGAAAACGCTTGGCTGGCGCTGGCACATCGCGCGCAAAGGTGCTGCGTTCCATTTCATCAGCTACCACGCGACGCGCCTCGCTGATGACAAACTCCCGACGCTGGGCCGCCTGCTTGCGTTGCAGGGCGTAAAAGCGCTCGATCTGCTCATCTTTGAGCGGCTCGGCCTTGGCCATGGATTCACGCACAAAGTCTGGCGACAGGTCGAACATTTCCAGCACCCGGGCCAGGGATTCCTGCATTTCCTGCGCTTCGGCTGCGTTAACCAGACGATGCCGCGCCGCCTTGGTCATGTGTTCGTCAATCAAGTTGGCCAACGGATGCGACGCATCGGTAAACACCGAGTTGTCGGCAATCGCGGACTTGACCAGCGGCATACGCAGCGGTTCGTGATGCGCATCCATATCCCGCGACAACAAGGGGTCGGCTTTGACCTCATTGAGGAAGTGCCCCGCCAGGCTGGTGCGCTGCACCGAGATCAAGCCGCTCTCGTAAGAAATCCCCGGCAGCGGGCGCTTGTCCATCAAGGCCAGCAGATCCGCCGCAAGCAAACCATCGGTGTAGCCCTCGCCATCACTCTGCAGCGCAAGCCGTGTCAACATCGCAGTGGTCTTGCCATCCACATCCGAGATTTCGCCAGGCGGTTGCATCCAGTTTTTGGCCACCGCTTTGGCCGAACCGGCATCCTCTGATTCTTCGATCTGTGACAGATCAAAGGTCGATTCAACAACCAGCTGAGCGGCCTCAGAGCCAACTTTGCGGAACAGCTCGAGCATGCGTTCATACAAGCGATCAAGATTGCCGATCACATGCGTCTCAAAACTGCTATAGAGCACCTTGCGATTGGGCTTGGGCCAATCCAGTTGATCCGCCGACTGCTCAAGCGCTTGATGCAACCCGGTCGGCGCTACCGCTTTGTTGTCGATGGCAAGGGACATGATCAGACGCACACGATTGAAGCGGGCGTCGATCTCGGCAATCTTCTTGAAATAGCGGGTTTCGGCGATCAGCAATGCTTTGGCGACAGCGATGAGATTGGCATTGGCGCCGCCGTTCTCTTCAGACTGCTTGCGCCGACCGGCCGTATCCTCAGCCATGAACAGGCGACTCTCGACCTGGCTCAACAAGGTGTCACACCACACGCCAGCATTTTGTTTCAGCGTGCGTGCCAGATCTACGTTCTTACGGGCCTCAGCAGGGTTATGCCCTGCACTGGCCGGCTTGAGCAGAAGATCAGCCGTCTTATCGATGTAGCCGGCCAGCAACGGGCGCAGTTCGTCACGCAAAATCTGACGCAACTGTCCACGCGCACGATCAGCCAGCGCGCTGAGGTCCTCCCGACCCTGCAGGCCTGCCACGGTATGACTTGCCATGATCCCTACCCCGTTCAACCGGATACTGTTGTTATCGGTTTATCCCCTGAACGCTAAAGACTACGCCTGCGAGGGAAGAACTTGCAATGGACACAGGCGCTTACCACATTAAATCGTCCGGGACCTGGAAGTCGGCATAGGGGTCATCCTGACCGCTCGGCTCATCTTTGTTGTCCTCAGGCACCCAGGTGCGCTGCGGGATCTTCTCGTGCAACTGACGCGCAATGGAAACCGGCAAAAGATGGTACTTGCCATCGAACTGCACCAGACCCAATTTGCCCTCGGCAAGCTGAGCACGTTGTGATGCGCCCACATACAAGTGCTGAACGGCGCCAGCCAGAGTGAAGTGGAAGGCCGGATCATCATCCCCGGGCTTTCCTTTGGCGACAGCATGTGAGCCCAGCATCTGGCGCACCCAGTCGGCCTGCTCGCGCGCTTTTCGCTGCACTTCTCGCTGCGCATTGAGTTCGCGGTCACGCTCGCGTTTGTGCGCATCCAGCGCGCTCAGCTCGGCATCGCGCTGAGTTTTCTCCTGGCGCTTGGCCTGATGTGCTTGCTTACCCCGTGGCTTGCGCTTGCGCGTTTCATGCGCCTGCTTCTTAGTCACCAGACCGGCCTTGATCAACTGATCACGCAGCGAATTGGACATGACTTAGGAAGAACCTGTGAATGGCCGACAATTCTAACGCCGCACTCGTCGCGGTGGGGATCGTGCGCTTGCGGCAGCAACGCGCACACCGCAGTACCACCCAGACTCTAGCGGTAGTCCGGTGGATCCAGACGGCGGACCAAACGGGCTTTCTGCGGCGCAAGATCCGACCAGCCCGCATCGAACGTCATTTCCAGCAGAGTCCCCGGCGCAAATCCCGGTGTATTCAAAGGCCGTAAAAGTGATGCCGCGAGCCAGGAAATTCCGGGGTTGTGGGCCACCACCATGGCGCTTTCGCAATCCTGTGGCAGAGCACGCAGAAGTTGCAGGATGTCACCTGCGTCGGCGTTGTACAGCGCATCCACAGTTCGATGCGACTTAAGCCCGAAAAGCGCTGCTGTCTGCTGAGTCCGCATCGCCGACGACACCAGGGCCACCTGCACGGCAAATCCTTGCTCCGTCGCGCGCCCCGCCAACCGGCGAATATCCGATTGCCCGCGCGCTGTGAGCGGTCGTTGATGATCCGCCTTCCAATCCCGGCCTTCAGGTGAAGCCGCCTCTCCGTGGCGCAACAAATACAAGCGCGCAGCCATAGGTAATCTCCTAATTCGTGCACAATATTTGCCGATCTGGCGGCAAGGAATGTCCTCGACGGACATGTCAAAAACGAGCGATAACTTGGAGGATGCCCGCATCGTGCTGTTCAGCGGCGGCACAGCGATGAATCCCACCGCGCGCCGGCTCAAGCAGTATACGACTGGGACATTGCATTTGCTGCCACCTTTTGATTCCGGCGGCAGCAGTGCAGAACTTCGCAAACACTGGCCCATTGCGGCTGTTGGCGATCTGCGTAGCCGCCTGCTTGCACTGGCCGACGAAACCCGGCCCTGCGCGGCGGCACGTGCGGCACTGCTGGCCAGACGCCTGCCGGAGGTGCTGGCCGAAGACATAGCGGCAGACGCTGTGTTGAGCGCCTGGCTGGACGAAGCCAGCACGCTTGGCGACGACGACAACTGGAGCTGGCTGTGCGCTCAGCTTGCAAGCCTGATCGCGACGCTGCCGGGATCATTCGAGCGGGCCGGGGCAAGCTTCGGCAATCTGATGCTTGCCGCGGCCATGGTGCGTGGTGGCGAGACCCTGCCGGGTGCCAGTGACCGGCTCGCCCAGGCCCTGCAGGCCCGTGGCCAGGCTCATGCCGTGGTCGATACCAACCTGCATCTGGGCGCCCGCCTGGCCGATGGTCGCATCCTCATCGGTCAGCATCAGCTGACCGGCAAGGAACACGCGCCGGTCTCAAGCCGCATCGTCGACACCTGGCTCAATCAGGGGCTCGATCACAAGCAAGCGGGACACTGTACGATCAGCGAAAGCCTGGCCAGCGCGATTCGCGGCGCCGCGCTGATCGTCTACGGCCCGGGCAGCTTTCACAGCAGCCTGATGGCCCAACTG
Proteins encoded in this window:
- a CDS encoding gluconeogenesis factor YvcK family protein; its protein translation is MSKTSDNLEDARIVLFSGGTAMNPTARRLKQYTTGTLHLLPPFDSGGSSAELRKHWPIAAVGDLRSRLLALADETRPCAAARAALLARRLPEVLAEDIAADAVLSAWLDEASTLGDDDNWSWLCAQLASLIATLPGSFERAGASFGNLMLAAAMVRGGETLPGASDRLAQALQARGQAHAVVDTNLHLGARLADGRILIGQHQLTGKEHAPVSSRIVDTWLNQGLDHKQAGHCTISESLASAIRGAALIVYGPGSFHSSLMAQLLPQGVCTAIAQSRARKVYVPNLGHDPELFDCPPAQALESLLTRLRHNQPDAADVLDTLLIDPSQRPHFAAAEGCVSTPLATPNGRAHDPDALARALLNLLPSERTSRL
- a CDS encoding DUF2058 domain-containing protein, with the protein product MSNSLRDQLIKAGLVTKKQAHETRKRKPRGKQAHQAKRQEKTQRDAELSALDAHKRERDRELNAQREVQRKAREQADWVRQMLGSHAVAKGKPGDDDPAFHFTLAGAVQHLYVGASQRAQLAEGKLGLVQFDGKYHLLPVSIARQLHEKIPQRTWVPEDNKDEPSGQDDPYADFQVPDDLMW
- a CDS encoding SixA phosphatase family protein; protein product: MAARLYLLRHGEAASPEGRDWKADHQRPLTARGQSDIRRLAGRATEQGFAVQVALVSSAMRTQQTAALFGLKSHRTVDALYNADAGDILQLLRALPQDCESAMVVAHNPGISWLAASLLRPLNTPGFAPGTLLEMTFDAGWSDLAPQKARLVRRLDPPDYR
- a CDS encoding DUF1631 family protein; its protein translation is MASHTVAGLQGREDLSALADRARGQLRQILRDELRPLLAGYIDKTADLLLKPASAGHNPAEARKNVDLARTLKQNAGVWCDTLLSQVESRLFMAEDTAGRRKQSEENGGANANLIAVAKALLIAETRYFKKIAEIDARFNRVRLIMSLAIDNKAVAPTGLHQALEQSADQLDWPKPNRKVLYSSFETHVIGNLDRLYERMLELFRKVGSEAAQLVVESTFDLSQIEESEDAGSAKAVAKNWMQPPGEISDVDGKTTAMLTRLALQSDGEGYTDGLLAADLLALMDKRPLPGISYESGLISVQRTSLAGHFLNEVKADPLLSRDMDAHHEPLRMPLVKSAIADNSVFTDASHPLANLIDEHMTKAARHRLVNAAEAQEMQESLARVLEMFDLSPDFVRESMAKAEPLKDEQIERFYALQRKQAAQRREFVISEARRVVADEMERSTFARDVPAPAKRFLEKAWSALLTQRLLKYGASNPVWQDGIDKTDQLIDLLEARDPVAKPSQEWVDLIRTMIDDLVKGGLPAEQRGNILKMLEAARKTP